The Astyanax mexicanus isolate ESR-SI-001 chromosome 7, AstMex3_surface, whole genome shotgun sequence genome has a window encoding:
- the LOC103047316 gene encoding cytochrome c oxidase subunit 7A-related protein, mitochondrial, whose translation MYYKVSGVTGRLTGSTPASAYCPQGLKANVPPPAPPMIFASPTKIASEAGTVEYMGSNKVPELQKIFQKADGVPIHLKRGVMDRLLYRTTMGLTIGGTLYCLMALYIAAQPRKPQ comes from the exons ATGTACTACAAAGTCAGCGGAGTGACCGGCAGACTCACCGGATCAACCCCGGCCAGCGCCTACTGCCCGCAG ggATTAAAGGCAAATGTGCCCCCTCCAGCCCCTCCAATGATCTTTGCTTCTCCCACCAAGATTGCCTCAGAAGCAGGCACTGTAGAGTATATGGGATCCAACAAGGTCCCTGAACTGCAGAAGATCTTTCAG AAAGCTGATGGCGTGCCCATTCACCTGAAGCGTGGAGTCATGGACCGACTGCTGTACAGGACGACGATGGGTTTGACAATTGGCGGAACCCTCTACTGTCTAATGGCCCTGTACATTGCTGCCCAGCCCAGAAAACCTCAGTGA